Proteins encoded by one window of Myripristis murdjan chromosome 1, fMyrMur1.1, whole genome shotgun sequence:
- the vps37a gene encoding vacuolar protein sorting-associated protein 37A isoform X2, with protein sequence MNWLFPLSKGSGPLPPLNSLQQQRQRQIESLKAAHSSLAEIQKDVEYRIPFTVNNSTISVNILLPPQFPQEKPVVSVYPPVGHHLVDSNNGTIVTSPLITNFGMHSDLGKVIQSLLDEFWKSPPALMSSGPTGFPYMYKPSGMAPYPTQGFHYGPRPMGPSQAPAPAPAPAPAPIPHTGADSTHGPPRAPAPYGLITDLPLPVPTGETQAGLNGHMYKMPEIPESFPELSEMSMSQLKDMSEQEDVLLEFFVSLPQLKQVTSDKEELVTSIVDMAKKNLQMEPQLEGKRQEMLYKYEQLTQMKSAFETKMQRQHELSESCSLSALQARLKVAAHQAEEESEETAENFLEGRTEIDDFLTSFMEKRTLCHSRRAKEEKLQQSINTHGQFPTSH encoded by the exons tctagCAGAGATCCAGAAGGATGTGGAGTACAGGATACCATTCACAGTCAACAACTCCACCATTAGTGTTAACAT TCTGCTGCCTCCTCAGTTCCCTCAGGAGAAGCCGGTAGTCAGTGTCTATCCTCCTGTGGGCCACCATCTTGTTGACAGCAACAATGGAACGATTGTCACCAGCCCCCTCATCACTAAT tttgGGATGCACTCAGACCTGGGTAAGGTCATTCAGAGTCTGCTGGATGAGTTCTGGAAGAGTCCGCCTGCCTTGATGTCGAGTGGACCCACCGGCTTTCCGTA TATGTACAAACCATCAGGCATGGCTCCATACCCCACCCAGGGCTTCCACTACGGTCCACGTCCTATGGGGCCCAGCCAGGCCCCGGCGCCAGCCCCAGCCCCGGCCCCGGCTCCTATACCTCACACAGGGGCTGACAGCACCCACGGGCCCCCTAGAGCTCCAGCCCCTTATGGACTGATAACTGACCTGCCACTGCCTGTACCCACTGGAGAAACACAG gCTGGACTGAACGGCCACATGTACAAGATGCCTGAGATTCCTGAGTCTTTCCCAGAGCTTTCTGAAATGAG TATGTCCCAGCTGAAGGACATGTCTGAACAGGAAGACGTGTTGCTGGAGTTCTTTGTGAGTTTGCCACAACTAAAACAAGTCACCAGTGATAAAGAAGAGCTGGTCACCAGTATAGTGGACATGGCCA AGAAAAACCTTCAGATGGAGCCACAGCTGGAGGGGAAAAGACAGGAAATGCTCTACAAA TACGAGCAGCTGACCCAGATGAAGTCGGCCTTTGAGACAAAGATGCAGAGACAGCATGAGCTCAGTGAG agCTGCAGTCTCAGCGCTCTTCAGGCTCGGCTGAAGGTGGCGGCCCACCAGGCGGAGGAGGAATCTGAGGAGACCGCCGAGAACTTCCTGGAGGGACGCACAGAGATCGACGACTTCCTGACCAGCTTCATGGAGAAGAGAACG CTCTGCCACAGCAGAAGGGCCAAAGAGGAGAAGCTACAGCAGTCCATCAACACACATGGACAGTTTCCTACCAGCCACTAG
- the vps37a gene encoding vacuolar protein sorting-associated protein 37A isoform X1 produces the protein MNWLFPLSKGSGPLPPLNSLQQQRQRQIESLKAAHSSLAEIQKDVEYRIPFTVNNSTISVNILLPPQFPQEKPVVSVYPPVGHHLVDSNNGTIVTSPLITNFGMHSDLGKVIQSLLDEFWKSPPALMSSGPTGFPYSMYKPSGMAPYPTQGFHYGPRPMGPSQAPAPAPAPAPAPIPHTGADSTHGPPRAPAPYGLITDLPLPVPTGETQAGLNGHMYKMPEIPESFPELSEMSMSQLKDMSEQEDVLLEFFVSLPQLKQVTSDKEELVTSIVDMAKKNLQMEPQLEGKRQEMLYKYEQLTQMKSAFETKMQRQHELSESCSLSALQARLKVAAHQAEEESEETAENFLEGRTEIDDFLTSFMEKRTLCHSRRAKEEKLQQSINTHGQFPTSH, from the exons tctagCAGAGATCCAGAAGGATGTGGAGTACAGGATACCATTCACAGTCAACAACTCCACCATTAGTGTTAACAT TCTGCTGCCTCCTCAGTTCCCTCAGGAGAAGCCGGTAGTCAGTGTCTATCCTCCTGTGGGCCACCATCTTGTTGACAGCAACAATGGAACGATTGTCACCAGCCCCCTCATCACTAAT tttgGGATGCACTCAGACCTGGGTAAGGTCATTCAGAGTCTGCTGGATGAGTTCTGGAAGAGTCCGCCTGCCTTGATGTCGAGTGGACCCACCGGCTTTCCGTA CAGTATGTACAAACCATCAGGCATGGCTCCATACCCCACCCAGGGCTTCCACTACGGTCCACGTCCTATGGGGCCCAGCCAGGCCCCGGCGCCAGCCCCAGCCCCGGCCCCGGCTCCTATACCTCACACAGGGGCTGACAGCACCCACGGGCCCCCTAGAGCTCCAGCCCCTTATGGACTGATAACTGACCTGCCACTGCCTGTACCCACTGGAGAAACACAG gCTGGACTGAACGGCCACATGTACAAGATGCCTGAGATTCCTGAGTCTTTCCCAGAGCTTTCTGAAATGAG TATGTCCCAGCTGAAGGACATGTCTGAACAGGAAGACGTGTTGCTGGAGTTCTTTGTGAGTTTGCCACAACTAAAACAAGTCACCAGTGATAAAGAAGAGCTGGTCACCAGTATAGTGGACATGGCCA AGAAAAACCTTCAGATGGAGCCACAGCTGGAGGGGAAAAGACAGGAAATGCTCTACAAA TACGAGCAGCTGACCCAGATGAAGTCGGCCTTTGAGACAAAGATGCAGAGACAGCATGAGCTCAGTGAG agCTGCAGTCTCAGCGCTCTTCAGGCTCGGCTGAAGGTGGCGGCCCACCAGGCGGAGGAGGAATCTGAGGAGACCGCCGAGAACTTCCTGGAGGGACGCACAGAGATCGACGACTTCCTGACCAGCTTCATGGAGAAGAGAACG CTCTGCCACAGCAGAAGGGCCAAAGAGGAGAAGCTACAGCAGTCCATCAACACACATGGACAGTTTCCTACCAGCCACTAG